The proteins below are encoded in one region of Papilio machaon chromosome 27, ilPapMach1.1, whole genome shotgun sequence:
- the LOC106707957 gene encoding transmembrane channel-like protein 7, which translates to MSGGNASKNKARSSKRQEGWEEAGGEFYQELYPGGEQELFENLQRADAAKLATLLPSKQARNTTTVKRGKSQNERRQSTFARTTQSRDIHLSMLPDLSENLSNEERSWEEIMQIKAMPLPMGQKREIKARLQNATKLRLQGLEQFQWRQRKVWHRFRKRFAEILGKLELWQSPMRVIEGKFGTGVVSYFLFLRFLFFLNIALSLFIILFLILPNSMIQDVCEDCDDNSTLCCSFDNITSNNVILDLIQGTGWMELTMLFYGVYSDKIYVYNLPNLWEADMFYNMPLAYILVPIAWALLSLVAIVKTGAKGFKEKLVENEGQFYLYCNLVFGGWDFCVHNAKSAKIKHKALFNEIKGCLQEERYKEEKQSRTREGTILLHLRRIVINLFVIIILIISGVVIYKTFSYSTETLYQYTEELNKTLPDIIYENSLNQIESIILEFLPYICIVVLNLFVPEIFGYLINYENYKPRHVILITLLRTVLLRLASLAVLLSQIYMQISGLVESDIRFNCWETYVGQIFYKLVLTDFAIQFIMTFFLNLPRAFIGRHSNSRCLRSMGTQNFYLPKHVLDIVYIQTIIWMGTFFCPFLPIIGTIFYFLLFYIKKFNCLINCTPSPILYRASKSKSLFMSVLLLGFVISIGPVAYSIAEMTPSSNCGPFKAYGTVWDFVITTFNMFPPIVREIVFLIGTSTFAVPAFAISLFLLYYYWAVATANRHMVSVLRNQLVLEGHDKQFLLNRLSAFIRQHQKRCERRNRASFADDDSSIRQESK; encoded by the exons ATGTCGGGCGGCAACGCGTCCAAAAACAAGGCGCGCTCCTCCAAGAGGCAGGAAGGCTGGGAGGAAGCAGGAGGGGAATTCTATCAG GAACTATATCCTGGAGGTGAACAGGAGCTGTTTGAGAACCTCCAGCGAGCTGATGCAGCCAAACTCGCGACTCTACTGCCCTCCAAACAAGCTAGGAATA cgaCTACAGTGAAGCGCGGTAAGTCACAAAATGAGAGGCGGCAGTCGACGTTCGCGCGCACCACACAGAGCAGGGACATACATCTCTCCATGTTACCCGACCTATCAG aaaacCTGTCAAATGAGGAGCGTAGTTGGGAAGAAATCATGCAGATCAAAGCAATGCCGTTACCAATGGGACAGAAGAGAGAAATAAAGGCAAGGCTTCAG AATGCGACGAAACTTCGTTTACAAGGTCTTGAACAATTTCAATGGAGGCAAAGGAAAGTgtggcacagatttagaaagAGATTTGCCGAAATATTGGGCAAATTGGAACTCTGGCAATCTCCGATGCGCGTCATCGAAGGGAAATTCGGCACCGGAGTTGTCTCATACTTTCTCTTCTTAagatttcttttcttcttaaatataGCTCTATCTCTCTTCATAATACTCTTTCTAATCCTCCCAAATTCTATGATACAAGATGTTTGTGAAGATTGTGATGATAATTCCACTTTATGTTGTTCTTTTGACAACATAACCTCAAATAACGTAATCTTAGATTTAATTCAAGGTACAGGTTGGATGGAACTAACGATGTTATTCTATGGTGTTTATAGcgataaaatatatgtttataatctACCTAATTTATGGGAGgcagatatgttttataatatgccTTTAGCATACATTTTAGTACCAATAGCTTGGGCTTTATTATCATTAGTCGCTATAGTGAAAACAGGGGCTAAaggttttaaagaaaaactagTTGAAAATGAaggacaattttatttatattgcaatCTTGTCTTTGGTGGTTGGGATTTCTGTGTACATAATGCTAAATCagctaaaattaaacataaagcTTTATTCAACGAGATAAAAGGTTGTTTGCAAGAAGAAAGATATAAAGAGGAAAAACAATCAAGAACCAGAGAAGGTACAATTCTTCTGCATTTAAGAAGAATTGTCATCAATTTATTCGTTATTATAATCCTGATAATATCTGgtgtagttatttataaaacttttagttATTCGACGGAAACGTTATATCAATATACGGaagaattgaataaaactttacCAGACATCATTTATGAGAACTCTTTAAATCAAATCGAAAGTATTATATTAGAGTTCTTACCTTACATATGTATTGTggtacttaatttatttgtaccaGAAATATTTGggtatttaataaactacgAAAATTATAAACCACGACATGTCATATTGATAACACTTCTGAGAACAGTTTTACTAAGATTAGCGTCTTTAGCGGTTCTACTAAGTCAGATTTATATGCAAATTAGTGGTCTAGTAGAATCTGATATACGATTTAATTGTTGGGAAACTTATGTtggtcaaatattttataaattggtgTTAACAGATTTTGcgatacaatttataatgacatttttcttaaatctaCCACGAGCTTTTATAGGTAGACATTCAAATAGCAGATGTCTAAGAAGTATGGGTACTCAAAATTTCTATTTACCTAAACATGTCTTAGACATTGTCTATATCCAAACAATAATCTGGATGGGTACAttcttctgtccctttctaCCTATCATCGGAACTATCTTCTACTtccttcttttttatataaagaagtTTAATTGCTTGATCAATTGTACACCTTCACCTATATTATATAGGGCTTCGAAATCAAAATCATTGTTCATGTCAGTGTTGTTACTCGGTTTTGTGATATCGATAGGACCAGTGGCATATTCAATAGCTGAAATGACACCATCATCAAATTGCGGTCCATTCAAAGCGTATGGAACTGTATGGGACTTTGTTATAACTACATTTAATATGTTCCCACCTATTGTTAGAGAGATTGTGTTTTTAATCGGGACTTCGACATTTGCGGTACCTGCGTTTGCGATTTCTCTATTCTTGTTATACTATTACTGGGCTGTGGCAACTGCTAATAGACATATGGTGTCAGTTTTAAGAAATCAACTTGTTTTAGAAGGGCACGATAAGCAATTCCTGTTGAATAGACTCAGTGCGTTTATAAGACAACATCAGAAACGATGTGAAAGACGAAATAGAGCCAGTTTCGCAGATGACGATTCTTCCATTAGACAGGAATCTAAGTGA